One window of the Labilibaculum sp. genome contains the following:
- a CDS encoding dihydroorotate dehydrogenase-like protein gives MINLETTYMGLQLKNPLIVSSSGLTNSVRKIKIIEEKGAGAVVLKSLFEEQISNEAKNLIGKDPANTSYPEAEDYIQTYIKGNSVSNYLTLIKEAKKAVSIPVIASINCVSSSDWTSFAKEIEKAGADAIELNVFIVPSDRNMSSTQYENLYYNIFNAVKKEVHIPISMKLGIYFTNLFSVANRLNADGADALVLFNRFYEPDIDIEKMKITSAEVLSSASDIRKSLRWVGMLSDKIKGIDISASTGIHNGEAAIKQLLAGAKTVQICSTVYEHGFDQITNILGDITSWMSKKGFKTVDEFRGSLNYGSIQNPGLYERAQFMRYFSNNEKDVLI, from the coding sequence ATGATTAATCTTGAAACCACTTATATGGGATTGCAGTTAAAGAATCCTTTAATTGTCAGCAGTTCCGGACTTACAAATTCTGTAAGAAAAATTAAAATTATTGAAGAGAAAGGGGCTGGAGCAGTTGTTTTAAAGTCTTTATTCGAAGAACAAATCAGCAACGAAGCTAAAAATCTGATTGGTAAGGATCCTGCAAATACGAGTTATCCCGAAGCTGAAGATTATATTCAGACTTACATCAAAGGAAATTCTGTTTCAAATTATTTGACTCTTATCAAGGAAGCCAAGAAGGCTGTTTCGATTCCTGTAATTGCAAGTATCAATTGTGTTTCTTCATCGGATTGGACTTCTTTTGCTAAAGAAATTGAAAAAGCCGGCGCAGATGCTATTGAGCTAAATGTGTTTATCGTTCCAAGTGATAGAAACATGAGTTCTACACAATACGAAAATTTATATTACAATATATTTAATGCAGTTAAAAAGGAAGTGCATATTCCAATATCAATGAAGCTTGGAATATATTTCACCAATTTATTTTCTGTTGCTAATCGTTTAAATGCAGATGGAGCAGATGCATTGGTGCTGTTTAATCGTTTTTACGAACCTGATATCGATATTGAGAAAATGAAAATTACAAGTGCTGAGGTTTTGAGCTCTGCAAGTGATATTCGCAAATCTCTTCGTTGGGTTGGTATGTTGTCTGATAAAATTAAAGGAATCGATATTTCTGCTTCAACAGGTATTCATAATGGTGAGGCTGCAATCAAGCAATTGTTGGCAGGTGCTAAAACAGTACAGATTTGTTCGACTGTATATGAGCATGGTTTCGATCAGATTACCAATATATTGGGAGATATAACCAGTTGGATGAGCAAAAAAGGATTTAAGACTGTTGATGAATTTCGTGGCAGTTTAAATTATGGAAGCATTCAGAATCCAGGTTTGTATGAAAGAGCACAGTTTATGAGGTACTTTTCGAATAATGAAAAGGACGTTTTAATATAA
- a CDS encoding YggS family pyridoxal phosphate-dependent enzyme, producing MSIPQIINTILAKIPADVKLVAVSKTKPKEDIIEAYEGGYRIFGENKPQELAQKYHELPKDIEWHFIGHLQTNKVKYIAPFVQLIHAVDSIKLLKEINRQAEKNNRVIKCLLQFHIASEETKFGLTIDEAKELLTSEDFNSLKSIEIVGVMGMATYTNNEVQIRNEFGNLKSIFESLKSDFFADREEFKEISMGMSDDYMLAISEGSTMIRVGSTIFGSRY from the coding sequence ATGAGCATACCTCAAATAATTAACACTATTCTAGCGAAAATTCCTGCTGACGTAAAATTGGTAGCAGTATCAAAAACCAAACCTAAAGAGGATATAATAGAAGCCTATGAAGGTGGATACCGGATTTTTGGTGAAAATAAACCACAGGAATTAGCGCAAAAATATCACGAACTTCCCAAGGATATAGAATGGCATTTTATTGGTCATCTTCAGACCAATAAGGTAAAGTATATCGCACCGTTCGTGCAGCTTATCCATGCTGTTGATAGTATTAAATTACTGAAAGAAATTAATAGGCAGGCAGAGAAGAATAACAGAGTTATTAAATGCTTGCTGCAATTTCATATTGCTTCGGAGGAAACTAAATTTGGTCTTACTATTGATGAGGCAAAAGAACTGCTTACCTCGGAAGATTTTAATTCATTAAAATCAATTGAGATTGTGGGTGTAATGGGAATGGCTACATACACTAACAACGAAGTTCAGATTAGAAATGAGTTTGGTAATCTGAAATCCATATTTGAAAGTTTAAAATCCGATTTCTTTGCAGATAGAGAAGAATTTAAAGAAATTTCAATGGGAATGTCAGATGATTATATGCTGGCAATAAGTGAGGGAAGTACTATGATAAGAGTAGGAAGTACAATATTCGGATCGAGATATTAA
- a CDS encoding SPFH domain-containing protein produces MREEKSYSGKSGFLMVFIVLAMLVIGILGLVMVRNPFFVIFIPLIIAFIPGFTIVNPNETSVLVLFGAYKGTIMTNGFFWVNPFMVKKKVSLRARNLDSDPIKVNDKIGNPIMIGVVLVWRVRDTYKAAFDVDNFEHFVNIQSEAAIRHMAGSYPYDNFEDEQAEITLRSGGNNVSELLESELTNRLEIAGIEVMEARINYLAYASEIAGAMLRRQQATAVVAARFKIVEGAVSMVDMALEQLAEKNIVDLDEDKKATMVSNLMVVLCSDKDVTPVVNTGTLYQ; encoded by the coding sequence ATGAGAGAAGAAAAGAGTTATTCTGGAAAGTCAGGATTTTTAATGGTTTTTATTGTGCTGGCTATGTTGGTAATTGGCATATTGGGATTGGTAATGGTAAGGAACCCGTTCTTCGTTATTTTTATTCCTTTGATAATAGCTTTTATCCCGGGGTTTACAATCGTTAATCCAAACGAAACTTCAGTTTTAGTGCTGTTTGGAGCATATAAAGGAACCATAATGACCAATGGATTCTTTTGGGTAAATCCGTTTATGGTAAAAAAGAAAGTAAGTTTGAGAGCCCGGAATTTGGATAGTGATCCTATAAAGGTGAATGACAAAATTGGAAATCCAATTATGATTGGAGTTGTTTTGGTTTGGAGAGTTCGTGATACTTACAAAGCTGCTTTTGACGTGGATAACTTCGAACATTTTGTGAATATTCAGTCTGAGGCGGCTATTCGACATATGGCAGGTTCGTATCCGTATGATAATTTTGAGGACGAACAGGCTGAGATTACATTGCGTTCGGGAGGAAATAATGTAAGTGAATTGTTGGAAAGTGAGTTGACTAATCGATTGGAAATTGCCGGAATTGAAGTGATGGAAGCCAGAATTAACTACCTTGCATACGCTTCTGAAATTGCCGGAGCTATGCTGCGTCGTCAGCAGGCAACGGCAGTGGTTGCTGCACGTTTTAAAATTGTTGAAGGTGCCGTTAGTATGGTTGATATGGCATTGGAGCAATTGGCAGAAAAAAACATTGTTGATCTTGATGAGGATAAAAAAGCAACAATGGTCAGTAATTTGATGGTTGTGCTTTGTTCCGATAAAGATGTAACTCCTGTTGTAAATACCGGAACTTTGTATCAATAA
- a CDS encoding Arc family DNA binding domain-containing protein, with translation MAKKKSFVLRLDPEMYKKLERWAVDEFRSTNGQIEWILNKALNEAGRKKDNGTEDAGKLEE, from the coding sequence ATGGCAAAAAAGAAATCATTTGTTCTGCGTCTTGATCCTGAGATGTACAAAAAGTTGGAAAGGTGGGCTGTTGATGAATTTCGTAGTACGAATGGACAAATTGAATGGATTTTGAATAAAGCCTTGAATGAAGCAGGACGGAAAAAAGATAATGGCACCGAAGATGCCGGCAAATTAGAAGAATAA
- a CDS encoding response regulator transcription factor, producing the protein MTNSKNILLVEDDSNLGLVLNEFLKMEGFSVCLARDGEKGFESFSNSKFDLCLLDCMMPKMDGFTLGKKIREINQEVPIIFLTAKSLKEDKLKGFDLGGDDYITKPFDEDELVRRINAVLKRVNTTPEIKEQIFKVGKFIYDHANLNLTLNGEVSRITQKEGDVLYLLLQNKNNVLRREDILVNVWGENDYFMGRSLDVFITKLRKHLKLDSTIKIENVHGVGFILSENN; encoded by the coding sequence ATGACCAATTCTAAAAATATATTGCTAGTTGAGGATGATTCTAATTTAGGTCTTGTTTTAAATGAATTTCTAAAAATGGAGGGCTTTTCGGTATGTTTAGCCCGAGATGGGGAGAAAGGATTCGAGTCTTTCTCTAATTCTAAGTTTGACCTTTGTTTATTGGATTGCATGATGCCAAAAATGGATGGTTTTACTTTGGGGAAAAAGATTCGTGAAATTAATCAAGAGGTTCCCATTATCTTTTTAACTGCGAAATCGCTGAAGGAGGATAAGTTAAAAGGTTTTGATTTGGGTGGAGATGATTATATCACGAAACCTTTTGATGAGGATGAGTTAGTCCGAAGAATTAATGCTGTATTAAAACGTGTTAACACAACACCCGAAATAAAAGAACAAATATTTAAAGTGGGAAAATTTATATACGATCATGCAAATCTTAATTTGACATTAAATGGAGAGGTTTCCCGTATTACCCAAAAGGAGGGTGATGTTTTGTATCTGCTATTGCAAAATAAAAACAACGTATTGCGAAGAGAAGATATCCTGGTAAACGTTTGGGGCGAGAATGATTATTTTATGGGACGAAGCCTGGATGTTTTTATTACGAAATTAAGGAAGCACTTAAAATTGGATTCTACCATAAAAATTGAAAATGTGCATGGAGTTGGTTTTATTTTATCAGAAAATAATTAA
- a CDS encoding DUF4159 domain-containing protein, with product MSRIIHIAFFLLISLCSFSQNTSVRIGLLKYNGGGDWYANPGSLPNLIEFCNRNNIANIYKDANIVEVGSPELFSYPFVHLTGHGNIVLNNQEVTNLRKYLEGGGFLHVDDNYGLNAYFRREIKKVFPNEKLIELPFSHPIYHQVYEFPNGLPKIHEHDGKAPQGFGIFHKGRLVCFYSYETDLGDGWEDPSVHNDTEINHQKALKMGANIISYSFSN from the coding sequence ATGAGTAGAATAATTCATATCGCATTTTTTTTGCTCATTAGCTTGTGCTCCTTTTCACAAAACACATCAGTTCGAATTGGTTTACTTAAATACAATGGCGGAGGTGATTGGTACGCAAATCCAGGATCACTACCCAATCTCATCGAATTTTGCAATCGCAACAACATTGCAAACATCTATAAAGATGCCAATATTGTAGAAGTGGGAAGTCCTGAGCTATTCTCCTATCCCTTTGTTCACTTAACCGGGCACGGAAATATTGTTTTGAACAATCAGGAAGTTACAAATTTAAGGAAGTACCTTGAAGGTGGAGGCTTTCTTCATGTTGATGACAACTATGGCTTAAATGCCTATTTCAGACGCGAGATAAAAAAGGTGTTTCCGAACGAAAAACTGATTGAGTTACCCTTTTCTCACCCAATTTATCATCAAGTGTACGAATTCCCAAACGGACTTCCTAAAATACATGAACACGATGGGAAAGCACCCCAGGGCTTCGGCATTTTCCACAAAGGCAGATTGGTTTGTTTTTATTCTTACGAAACTGATTTGGGTGATGGCTGGGAAGATCCTTCTGTTCATAACGATACAGAAATCAATCATCAAAAAGCACTAAAAATGGGTGCAAACATTATTTCCTACTCCTTTAGTAATTAG
- a CDS encoding Pycsar system effector family protein: MNIIHEAETFVTNLIESTHQPIFTYHNLEHTQNVVKQAKKIGLETGLSPDEMENLILAAWFHDTGYYENFAKHEEISAAHARKFLEEKNYPEEKIKQITEAILHTKMPHLPCDEKICNVLCDADLHHLSTKDYIKISEKLREERSRILHHDIHPKLYWEETLRFLKDHHYHTNYGKKTLAKKKEVNYQKVVEKVAGFQSKEIKKLTEMVSKLEQQNIKLKTPQRGIETMFKVTSRNQINLSSIADKKANLMISVNSIIISAIFFIFKNIMDVPHFIIPCVILLIVCLFTITYSVLATRPIVTSGTFSQEDIKKKRVNLMFFGNFHKMALTDYSDALKGMMSDYDDLYDSLIRDQYFLGKVLGRKYRFLRISYTIFMFGLIFSVLTFILAAIYQPMVW, encoded by the coding sequence ATGAATATCATCCATGAAGCGGAAACATTTGTTACTAATTTAATCGAAAGTACCCACCAACCTATCTTTACCTATCACAATTTGGAACATACTCAAAATGTGGTTAAACAAGCAAAAAAAATCGGGTTGGAAACAGGATTATCTCCCGACGAAATGGAAAATCTCATTTTAGCAGCCTGGTTTCATGACACCGGTTACTATGAAAACTTTGCTAAACATGAAGAAATAAGCGCTGCACATGCCAGAAAATTTCTCGAAGAAAAAAATTACCCTGAGGAAAAAATAAAACAAATAACTGAAGCTATTTTACACACAAAGATGCCGCACCTTCCTTGTGATGAAAAAATATGTAATGTTCTTTGCGATGCCGATTTACACCACTTATCAACAAAGGATTACATAAAAATATCCGAAAAACTGAGAGAAGAAAGAAGTCGAATTCTTCACCACGACATTCACCCTAAATTGTATTGGGAAGAAACCTTGCGTTTTTTAAAAGATCATCATTATCATACCAATTACGGCAAAAAAACTTTGGCTAAAAAGAAAGAGGTGAATTATCAAAAAGTAGTTGAGAAAGTAGCTGGTTTTCAGTCTAAAGAAATAAAGAAACTTACCGAAATGGTAAGCAAACTGGAACAACAAAACATAAAATTGAAAACTCCGCAGCGTGGCATTGAAACCATGTTTAAAGTAACTTCAAGAAATCAGATTAATTTAAGTTCCATTGCCGATAAAAAAGCCAACTTAATGATCTCTGTCAATTCAATCATCATCTCGGCCATCTTCTTTATTTTCAAAAATATAATGGATGTTCCTCATTTTATTATCCCTTGTGTTATTCTTTTGATAGTATGTTTGTTCACCATTACGTATTCTGTATTGGCAACCCGGCCTATTGTTACGTCAGGAACATTCTCGCAGGAAGACATCAAAAAGAAGAGAGTAAATTTAATGTTTTTCGGAAATTTCCATAAAATGGCTCTTACCGATTATTCAGACGCATTAAAAGGAATGATGTCGGATTACGATGACCTGTATGACAGTTTAATAAGAGACCAATATTTTCTGGGGAAGGTTTTGGGTAGAAAATATCGTTTTTTACGAATTTCCTATACCATATTTATGTTTGGCCTCATCTTTTCTGTTCTAACATTTATTCTGGCTGCAATTTACCAACCAATGGTTTGGTAA
- a CDS encoding 16S rRNA (uracil(1498)-N(3))-methyltransferase — translation MNLFYTPDIQNQFYQLDEIESKHCIRVLRLKEEDIIHLIDGKGSLYKAKIIDAHPKRCTVECIETQKEFGKLNYQLHIALAPTKNMDRTEWFMEKCTEIGIHEFTPLLCQHSERKVVKHERLFKVITSAVKQSLKAYHPILNEQTKFSDLVTSPFDGEKYIAHCNEGEKTHLKNLYQAKQNALILIGPEGDFSIEEVNLAKENGFKEISLGESRLRTETAGVVACNIISLENQ, via the coding sequence ATGAACTTATTTTATACACCAGATATCCAAAATCAATTTTATCAATTGGATGAAATTGAATCAAAACATTGCATTAGAGTACTTCGGTTAAAAGAAGAAGATATTATTCATCTTATTGATGGCAAGGGCTCTCTTTACAAAGCAAAAATAATTGATGCTCATCCTAAAAGATGCACCGTTGAGTGCATTGAAACTCAGAAGGAATTTGGGAAACTGAATTACCAGCTGCACATTGCTCTGGCTCCTACAAAAAATATGGATCGAACAGAATGGTTTATGGAAAAATGCACCGAAATTGGTATTCATGAATTCACTCCTCTTCTATGCCAGCACTCTGAGAGAAAGGTTGTGAAACATGAACGTTTGTTCAAAGTAATTACTTCTGCAGTTAAACAATCGCTTAAAGCTTACCATCCAATTTTAAATGAACAAACCAAATTTTCCGATTTGGTAACATCCCCATTCGATGGAGAAAAATACATAGCTCACTGCAACGAAGGTGAAAAAACGCATCTGAAAAACCTTTATCAGGCAAAACAAAATGCATTAATCTTAATTGGCCCGGAAGGTGATTTCAGTATTGAGGAAGTAAATCTGGCTAAAGAAAATGGCTTTAAAGAGATCAGTCTGGGAGAAAGCCGCTTGAGAACAGAAACAGCTGGAGTTGTAGCTTGTAATATCATTAGTTTAGAAAATCAATAA
- the uvrA gene encoding excinuclease ABC subunit UvrA — protein sequence MADKNLEKYIYIKGAKVHNLKNIDLKIPRNKFIVITGLSGSGKSSLAFDTLYAEGQRRYVESLSSYARQFLGRIDKPEVDFIKGIPPAIAIEQKVNTRNPRSTVGTSTEIYDYLKLLFARIGRTYSPISNTLVKRHSITDVVKYILSQEEGVPVIILAEMHNGDRSKKEQLEVLSQQGFSRVENKGEIHKIFEAIENPGLLQDDEPIHIVIDRIRVSSDEDTQNRIADSLQTAFYEGKGECLLSINGNTDYQAFSNRFEADGIVFEDPNIHTFSFNNPLGACPTCEGFGKVIGIDEDLVIPNKTLSIYDDAVVCWKGEKMQEWKNKLIYSADKFNFPIHRSYFELSEEEKLLLWTGNKHFKGLNDFFKYLEAKQYKIQYRVMLSRYRGKTVCPDCRGTRLKKEAGYVKVNDKNIQDLVLMPLNELNDFFQNLHLDKTDEKIASRLLLDIKNRINFLSDVGLGYLTLNRLSSSLSGGESQRINLATSLGSSLVGSLYILDEPSIGLHSRDTELLIKVLRELRDLGNTVIVVEHDEDIILAADELIDIGPYAGRLGGEVVFQGNLDQLKESSKSLTSQYISRKMMIPVPAARKKWNNFIEIIGARENNLKGLNIKFPLNIMSVITGVSGSGKSSLIKTILYPALKKHYGGYSDKTGHFDALKGDLHLIKDIEFVDQNPIGKSSRSNPVTYLKAYDEIRKLFADQKASKYSGFKPSHFSFNIDGGRCDECQGEGIIKVEMQFMADIYLQCESCKGKRFKDDILQIRYNQKNIHDVLEMTVNESVEFFSQGKSTTEKKIVQRLQPLVDVGLGYVKLGQSSSTLSGGESQRVKLASFLAKEKAEPCLFVFDEPTTGLHFHDIHKLMDAFNALISRGHTLIIIEHNMEIIKCADWLIDLGPEGGINGGQIVFEGIPEDAIHCTESYTGQYLKEKL from the coding sequence ATGGCAGACAAGAATTTAGAAAAATACATTTATATAAAAGGGGCAAAAGTTCATAATCTAAAGAACATCGACCTTAAGATTCCCAGAAATAAGTTTATTGTTATCACAGGGCTATCAGGATCAGGAAAATCATCATTGGCATTTGACACTCTTTACGCCGAAGGGCAACGAAGGTATGTTGAAAGTTTATCTTCTTATGCAAGACAATTTTTAGGACGAATTGACAAGCCTGAGGTTGATTTTATTAAAGGGATACCTCCTGCCATCGCAATTGAACAGAAGGTAAATACCCGTAATCCACGCTCAACTGTTGGCACATCAACAGAGATTTACGATTATCTTAAACTTCTTTTCGCAAGAATAGGGAGAACCTACTCGCCCATTTCAAATACCCTCGTAAAGAGGCACTCCATTACTGATGTTGTGAAGTATATCCTTAGTCAGGAAGAAGGTGTTCCGGTAATTATTTTAGCGGAAATGCACAATGGCGACCGAAGTAAAAAAGAGCAGCTGGAAGTTTTATCTCAACAAGGATTTTCAAGAGTTGAAAATAAAGGAGAAATCCATAAGATTTTTGAAGCAATTGAGAATCCTGGTCTTCTTCAAGATGATGAGCCAATCCATATCGTAATTGATCGAATAAGAGTTTCTTCAGATGAAGATACTCAAAACAGAATAGCTGATTCCCTGCAAACTGCATTTTACGAAGGAAAAGGTGAATGCCTGCTTTCTATTAATGGAAATACTGATTACCAAGCTTTCTCGAATCGTTTCGAGGCCGATGGAATTGTATTTGAAGATCCAAATATTCACACATTCAGCTTTAACAATCCACTTGGTGCATGTCCAACCTGTGAAGGCTTTGGAAAGGTAATTGGTATTGATGAAGATCTGGTTATCCCAAACAAAACACTAAGCATCTACGACGATGCAGTTGTTTGCTGGAAGGGTGAGAAAATGCAGGAATGGAAAAATAAATTAATCTACTCTGCTGATAAATTTAATTTCCCCATTCATCGATCCTATTTTGAATTAAGTGAAGAGGAAAAACTTTTACTTTGGACTGGGAACAAGCATTTTAAAGGGCTTAATGATTTTTTCAAATATCTGGAAGCAAAACAATATAAGATTCAATACCGGGTTATGTTATCTCGCTATAGAGGAAAAACAGTTTGCCCTGACTGCAGAGGAACCCGATTAAAGAAAGAAGCCGGCTATGTAAAAGTGAATGATAAAAACATTCAGGATTTGGTGTTAATGCCATTGAATGAGCTCAACGATTTTTTTCAGAATTTACATTTGGATAAAACGGATGAGAAAATTGCCAGTCGGTTACTTTTAGATATTAAAAACCGCATTAATTTCTTATCGGATGTTGGATTGGGATACCTAACCCTTAATCGATTGTCCAGCAGCCTGTCCGGTGGAGAATCTCAACGAATTAATTTAGCAACGTCATTAGGAAGCAGTCTTGTTGGTTCCCTATACATTCTGGATGAACCAAGTATCGGACTTCATTCACGGGACACTGAATTGCTCATAAAAGTTTTGAGGGAATTGCGCGATCTAGGAAATACGGTTATCGTTGTTGAGCACGATGAAGATATAATTTTAGCTGCTGATGAACTTATCGATATCGGGCCATATGCCGGCAGGCTTGGCGGAGAAGTAGTATTCCAAGGAAATCTTGATCAGTTAAAAGAGTCATCAAAAAGTTTAACTTCTCAATACATATCCCGAAAAATGATGATTCCTGTGCCTGCGGCACGAAAAAAATGGAATAATTTCATTGAAATAATTGGTGCAAGGGAAAATAATTTAAAAGGTTTAAACATTAAATTTCCTTTAAATATCATGTCGGTAATCACCGGCGTAAGTGGCTCCGGAAAATCTTCTTTAATCAAGACGATTTTGTATCCGGCCCTAAAGAAACATTACGGTGGATACTCCGACAAAACCGGCCATTTTGATGCCCTTAAAGGCGATCTCCATCTTATTAAAGATATCGAGTTTGTCGATCAGAATCCAATTGGTAAATCATCCCGATCGAACCCTGTTACCTACTTAAAAGCATATGACGAGATCCGAAAATTATTCGCCGATCAAAAAGCATCAAAGTATAGTGGTTTTAAACCTTCACATTTTTCCTTCAATATTGACGGAGGCAGATGTGATGAATGTCAGGGTGAAGGAATTATAAAGGTAGAAATGCAGTTTATGGCTGATATTTACCTGCAATGCGAAAGTTGTAAGGGCAAAAGATTTAAAGATGATATCCTTCAAATTCGATACAATCAAAAAAACATTCATGACGTATTGGAGATGACTGTAAACGAGTCGGTTGAATTCTTTTCCCAGGGTAAAAGTACAACCGAAAAGAAAATTGTTCAGCGATTACAACCACTGGTTGATGTAGGATTAGGTTACGTAAAATTAGGACAATCATCAAGCACTTTAAGTGGAGGTGAAAGTCAAAGAGTAAAACTTGCTTCCTTTTTGGCTAAAGAAAAAGCAGAACCTTGCCTATTTGTATTTGATGAACCAACAACAGGCTTGCATTTTCATGATATCCATAAATTAATGGATGCATTTAATGCCCTTATATCAAGAGGACATACGCTAATTATTATAGAACACAATATGGAAATAATAAAATGTGCTGATTGGTTAATTGATTTAGGTCCTGAAGGTGGAATTAATGGTGGACAAATTGTTTTTGAGGGAATTCCAGAAGATGCTATTCATTGCACAGAATCCTACACGGGACAATATTTAAAAGAAAAATTGTAA
- a CDS encoding sigma-70 family RNA polymerase sigma factor, which yields MKLRKIDPTDYDLVKQFIDGNPDSIDTLVTRHRDRVYTYIYLIVKNHQLSEDLFQDTFIKVIRSLRMGKYQDNGKFLAWVLRIAHNLIIDHFRKEKQNNTFSKDDYELDIFNSSKYCEGNYEDELIQNQIHDDVRKLVDELPDDQREVVILRHYKGLSFKEIAEHTDVSINTALGRMRYALINMRKTIEEKNMSLTL from the coding sequence GTGAAATTGAGAAAGATTGATCCTACCGATTATGATCTCGTTAAGCAATTCATTGATGGTAATCCTGATAGCATTGATACTCTTGTAACCCGGCATAGGGACAGAGTATATACTTATATCTATCTAATCGTAAAAAACCATCAGCTTTCCGAAGATTTATTTCAGGATACCTTTATTAAGGTAATCCGATCGCTCCGTATGGGGAAATATCAAGACAATGGGAAATTTTTGGCCTGGGTGCTGCGAATAGCTCATAATTTAATTATAGATCATTTTAGAAAAGAGAAACAGAACAATACCTTTTCTAAAGATGATTATGAATTGGATATTTTCAATTCTTCTAAATATTGTGAAGGCAACTATGAAGATGAACTTATTCAAAATCAGATTCATGATGATGTTCGTAAATTGGTTGATGAACTTCCTGATGATCAGAGAGAAGTAGTAATTTTGCGGCATTATAAAGGTCTAAGTTTTAAGGAGATTGCCGAGCATACTGATGTTAGTATCAATACCGCTCTGGGGCGGATGAGATATGCGTTAATTAATATGCGGAAAACAATTGAAGAAAAAAACATGAGTCTAACTCTTTAG
- a CDS encoding ATP-dependent 6-phosphofructokinase has product MANSTKGIIGILTGGGDVPGLNPAIRAVTIRAIREGYQVIGIRKGWRGLIDIIRDKKSDNSENYISLSEELVNKVGRTGGTFLHTSRVNPSKTSRDRIPTHLKEKYNEDVNDLTEEVLANLAFLNIDYLIPIGGDDTLSYGVRLYKEGFKVIAIPKTMDNDVPGTDYCIGFSTCITRTISLTHSLRTSAGSHERLLVLEVFGRYAGFTAILPTLAGAANRCVIPEYNFDIERLTELMIQDRFSNPSHYSVVLISEGASFSGGDMIFQDDVRDDYGHRKLGGIGDRVSEHLKQLSPKYNNSKPINVINQKLGYLVRCGDPDAIDSIVPMAFGNLALDLIIKGVHGRLITLRNGRYDNAPIDIVTSSKKLVDVDRYYNTDRLRPKYNSFEMQPLFLMTGL; this is encoded by the coding sequence ATGGCAAATTCAACGAAAGGAATTATTGGAATTCTAACAGGTGGTGGTGATGTTCCCGGATTAAATCCCGCTATTCGTGCTGTCACAATCAGAGCAATAAGGGAAGGGTATCAGGTAATAGGCATTCGCAAAGGCTGGAGAGGCTTAATTGATATTATCCGAGATAAAAAATCAGATAACAGCGAGAATTATATTTCATTAAGTGAAGAGCTGGTAAACAAAGTAGGTAGAACTGGCGGCACATTTCTTCACACTTCCAGAGTTAATCCTTCAAAAACCTCAAGAGATAGAATTCCAACACATCTAAAAGAAAAATACAACGAAGATGTTAATGATTTAACAGAAGAAGTTCTTGCCAATCTGGCTTTTCTGAACATTGACTATTTAATTCCAATTGGAGGTGACGATACTCTTAGTTATGGTGTACGATTGTACAAAGAAGGATTTAAAGTTATTGCCATACCTAAAACTATGGATAACGATGTTCCCGGAACTGACTACTGTATTGGATTTAGTACATGTATCACACGTACCATTTCATTAACGCACAGCCTAAGAACATCAGCTGGTTCGCATGAAAGATTGCTGGTGTTGGAAGTTTTCGGCCGTTATGCGGGATTTACAGCAATTTTACCAACACTGGCCGGTGCCGCAAACCGATGTGTAATTCCAGAATACAATTTTGACATAGAACGCTTAACCGAGCTAATGATACAGGACCGCTTCTCAAATCCCAGTCATTATTCGGTTGTGTTAATTTCAGAAGGAGCTAGTTTCTCAGGCGGGGATATGATTTTCCAGGATGATGTCAGAGACGATTACGGACATAGAAAATTAGGCGGTATTGGTGACCGTGTATCCGAACACCTGAAACAATTGTCTCCAAAATACAACAATTCAAAACCGATTAATGTTATCAATCAAAAGTTAGGTTATCTGGTTCGTTGCGGTGATCCGGATGCTATTGATTCCATAGTTCCTATGGCATTTGGAAATCTGGCATTGGATTTAATCATTAAAGGAGTTCACGGCAGATTAATAACACTTCGCAATGGAAGATATGATAATGCTCCGATAGATATTGTTACCAGCTCTAAAAAATTGGTGGATGTTGACCGATATTACAATACAGATCGATTAAGACCGAAATACAACAGCTTCGAAATGCAACCATTATTTTTAATGACTGGATTGTAA